A genomic window from Halorubrum trapanicum includes:
- a CDS encoding methionine synthase, whose product MVRNPSANRDQFRPDDHPNETFLLSTVVGSYPKPKWLNRADELVDDPDSKFDASDLEEAHDDACRLITHEHERAGLDTVVDGEMRRNEMVEFFADRIDGYEFNGPVKVWGHNYFDKPSVVEEVGYDEPWLVDEFEFTAGVAERPVKVPITGPYTLGFWAFNEAYPSTEELVYDLADLVNEEVEKLVAAGARYIQIDEPALATTPEDHAIVGEALERIAAGIDEEVRIGLHVCYGDYSRIYPEINDYPIDEFDVELCNGDFEQIPTFTEPTFEPDLALGVVDAHTAEVESVEEIKENIRQGLRVVPPEKLTISPDCGLKLLPRDIAYGKTENMVTAVREVEAEIDSGEIDLDNPLDD is encoded by the coding sequence ATGGTCCGAAACCCGTCTGCCAACCGCGACCAGTTCCGCCCGGACGACCACCCGAACGAGACGTTCCTGCTCTCGACCGTCGTCGGCTCCTACCCGAAGCCCAAGTGGCTCAACCGGGCCGACGAGCTGGTCGACGATCCGGACTCGAAGTTCGACGCGTCGGACCTCGAAGAGGCCCACGACGACGCCTGCCGGCTCATCACGCACGAACACGAGCGCGCCGGGCTCGACACGGTCGTCGACGGCGAGATGCGCCGCAACGAGATGGTGGAGTTCTTCGCCGACCGCATCGACGGCTACGAGTTCAACGGGCCGGTGAAGGTGTGGGGCCACAACTACTTCGACAAGCCGAGCGTGGTCGAGGAGGTCGGGTACGACGAGCCGTGGCTGGTCGACGAGTTCGAGTTCACCGCCGGCGTCGCCGAGCGCCCCGTCAAGGTCCCGATCACGGGGCCGTACACCCTCGGCTTCTGGGCGTTCAACGAGGCGTACCCCTCCACCGAGGAGCTCGTCTACGACCTCGCGGACCTCGTCAACGAGGAGGTCGAGAAGCTGGTCGCGGCCGGCGCGCGCTACATCCAGATCGACGAGCCCGCGCTGGCGACGACGCCGGAGGACCACGCCATCGTCGGCGAGGCGCTCGAACGCATCGCCGCGGGCATCGACGAGGAGGTCCGGATCGGCCTCCACGTCTGCTACGGCGACTACTCGCGAATCTACCCCGAGATCAACGACTACCCGATCGACGAGTTCGACGTGGAGCTGTGTAACGGCGACTTCGAGCAGATCCCGACGTTCACCGAGCCTACATTCGAGCCCGACCTCGCGCTCGGCGTCGTCGACGCCCACACCGCCGAGGTCGAGTCTGTCGAGGAGATCAAGGAGAACATCCGGCAGGGCCTCCGCGTCGTCCCGCCGGAGAAGCTCACCATCTCGCCCGACTGCGGGCTGAAGCTCCTTCCGCGTGACATCGCCTACGGCAAGACCGAGAACATGGTGACCGCGGTCCGCGAGGTCGAGGCCGAGATCGACTCCGGCGAGATCGACCTCGACAACCCGCTCGACGACTGA
- a CDS encoding HemK2/MTQ2 family protein methyltransferase: protein MTAGGDERDDSDERGGGLAALRGDDDAVVYQPAEDSGLLAEAAVAEAHGPVLEVGTGSGWVAERIATERGLAVVGSDRNPHAAREARGRGVEAVVADLLDPFRADAFDAVCFNPPYLPTDPDNEWDDWMEHALSGGESGRELIEPFLADVGRVLAPDGVVLLLVSSLTGYDEVLALVEDAGFDHEPVVEESFPFETLTVLALRRE, encoded by the coding sequence ATGACCGCCGGCGGGGACGAGCGCGACGATAGCGACGAGCGCGGCGGCGGCCTCGCGGCGCTGCGCGGCGACGACGACGCGGTCGTGTACCAGCCCGCCGAGGACTCGGGGCTGCTCGCGGAGGCGGCGGTCGCGGAGGCACACGGGCCCGTGCTGGAGGTCGGCACGGGCTCGGGGTGGGTCGCCGAGCGGATCGCGACCGAGCGCGGCCTCGCCGTGGTCGGCAGCGACCGCAACCCGCACGCGGCGCGGGAGGCCCGCGGGCGCGGCGTCGAGGCGGTCGTCGCCGACCTGCTCGACCCGTTCCGCGCGGACGCGTTCGACGCGGTGTGTTTCAACCCGCCGTACCTGCCGACCGACCCCGACAACGAGTGGGACGACTGGATGGAGCACGCGCTCTCGGGCGGCGAGTCCGGCCGCGAACTCATCGAGCCGTTCCTCGCGGACGTGGGGCGCGTCCTCGCGCCCGACGGCGTCGTCCTCCTGCTCGTCTCCTCGCTCACCGGCTACGACGAGGTGCTCGCCTTGGTCGAGGACGCGGGGTTCGACCACGAGCCCGTCGTCGAGGAGTCGTTCCCCTTCGAGACGCTCACGGTGTTGGCGCTGCGGCGGGAGTGA
- a CDS encoding 5-methyltetrahydropteroyltriglutamate--homocysteine methyltransferase → MTERVAATPGLYPLPDRAKETLSDLKGHQKGDLLSGDEGEAIVAEYDEVRAEYVDDQLDAGLDLISEGQGRWDDMIAHPLTVSDAVETGGIVRYYDNNNFYRDPRVVDDLGFSGDVAGELEKAAGLLADADGAADASLAATLPGPYSLADLATDEHYGDEDEFQAAIAEFLAGEVAAFPDHETLFLLEPSLVTNPPAEGDESSATDAIATVAAETDADVVVQTFYGALGEKLYAHLVDEAGADALGLDLVAGDRDDTVYNVQEFGSTDSLSLGLVDGQNTLVEDAETIAERVEWFEEQIPLEGFDRTYLTPNTELFYLPTNKYREKLNALAAAAEVLD, encoded by the coding sequence ATGACCGAACGAGTCGCGGCGACGCCGGGGCTGTATCCGCTCCCGGACCGGGCGAAAGAGACGTTATCGGACCTCAAGGGCCACCAGAAGGGCGACCTCCTGAGCGGCGACGAGGGCGAGGCGATCGTCGCGGAGTACGACGAGGTGCGTGCCGAGTACGTCGACGACCAGCTCGACGCCGGCCTCGACCTGATCAGCGAGGGACAGGGCCGCTGGGACGACATGATCGCGCACCCGCTGACCGTCAGCGACGCGGTCGAGACCGGCGGGATCGTCCGGTACTACGACAACAACAACTTCTACCGCGACCCGCGCGTCGTCGACGACCTCGGCTTCTCGGGCGACGTGGCCGGCGAACTGGAGAAGGCGGCCGGCCTGCTCGCCGACGCCGACGGCGCCGCGGACGCGTCGCTGGCGGCGACGCTCCCCGGCCCGTACTCGCTCGCGGACCTCGCGACCGACGAGCACTACGGCGACGAGGACGAGTTCCAGGCCGCGATCGCCGAGTTCCTCGCGGGCGAGGTCGCGGCGTTCCCCGACCACGAGACGCTGTTCCTCCTCGAACCGTCGCTCGTCACGAACCCGCCCGCGGAGGGCGACGAGTCGAGCGCGACCGACGCGATCGCGACGGTCGCGGCCGAGACCGACGCCGACGTGGTCGTCCAGACCTTCTACGGCGCGCTCGGCGAGAAGCTGTACGCCCACCTCGTCGACGAGGCGGGCGCGGACGCGCTCGGGCTCGACCTCGTCGCCGGCGACCGCGACGACACCGTCTACAACGTCCAGGAGTTCGGCTCGACCGACTCGCTGTCGCTCGGGCTCGTCGACGGGCAGAACACGCTCGTCGAGGACGCGGAGACGATAGCCGAGCGCGTCGAGTGGTTCGAGGAACAGATCCCGCTCGAAGGGTTCGACCGAACCTACCTCACGCCGAACACGGAGCTGTTCTACCTGCCGACCAACAAGTACCGCGAGAAGCTGAACGCGCTCGCCGCCGCCGCGGAGGTGCTCGACTGA